Proteins encoded in a region of the Spodoptera frugiperda isolate SF20-4 unplaced genomic scaffold, AGI-APGP_CSIRO_Sfru_2.0 tig00001579_1, whole genome shotgun sequence genome:
- the LOC126913011 gene encoding uncharacterized protein LOC126913011 — protein MKQKPGTQVIQCTLNRQKPVKAAIVIFGNNLEVIHDPQLVSENVVAVLLKAGPLKFGVLSVYYEGDQDLDSYLDDTQHKMHLLKTNNILIGGDVNAWSQWWGSVSENHRGALYNAFLNDRDLQILNMGQTPTFEVYRGDRWCTSVVDVTACSLSMLDRVEEWRVERSLTTSDHNAITFSVRLEKALKPLRPITTRIYNTKKAKWSDFSSHFKASLAESAITPASISGVTNPMDLETIITKYTKNIHRSCEEAIPKLGSSKRDTRPPWWTPSLHRLQKDALRKKRRIRNAAPARRQFVIQEYVAAKNEYTTAAEEAATASWKEFCSKQDRESMWDSIYRVIRKTAKRQNDALLRNTKGETLSPVESAELLAKTFYPDDSTDAEQPYHKAVRRLAEEINPQGLSADDPPFSIAELEMVLQNQNPKKAPGPDGLTADICTAAIDCDREVFLAIANRCLSLPHFPKQWKTAHVCILRKPGKDDYTNPKSYRPIGLLSVLGKIVEKLLVGRLQWHFLPKLNKNQYGFMPQRGTEDALYDLIAHIRAEIKAKKIVLLISLDIEGAFDNAWWPALKKQMVVKGCPKNLYNLVNSYLKDRNIVVNYARATSEKGTTKGCVQGSIAGPTFWNLILDSLLQKVSSRGIHCQAFADDVVLVISDHTTGPLQQAANEILDIVSEWGAQNKLRFAAHKTNAMVLTKKLKYDLPELYMSGTRLNLVQEVKLLGLIIDHKLTFNAHVSATCKKAADIYKQLACAARVTWGLNRDIIRTIYVSVVEPIVMYAASAWAPAAEKLMSRNQFDSLQRGFAQKICKAYRTVSLTSALILSGQLPLDLRVIEAATLFKIKKGHSQEFIPPGRELERNVHPSKNPHPAILISTDYARVEDWTPETLETHKISGPQIYTDGSKIEGKVGAALTWWENGKESSFRTFGLEPHNTVFQSEMYALFRAVRLVRESNAASVSILSDSRSSLDLLRSPVATHNLALEIKKSVREIRQEGREVRFFWLRAHVGTEGNERADELAKEAALKKETADYTKVPISYVRGKIRERTILKWQARYETSSTGSVTKVFFPDVREAKRILGDTVLTPTHVQVLTGHGGFSAYLHRFHLKDSPSCVCDSACEESVWHLLFECPRFSPERMELEIKIGIQLDQSTLHTIMGKLTTRKPFLAFASRVAVIAAEANKTDASFRGRNRLPSSNTPLATTQQPATASVNATHSAATATVVPQTTTTKQTETSTTSTTGNLQTTATTHPTTQQSAASAAAAAVVEPSPQQNPNSMSIAHLLACGGDGVPGIRLRGVALFMNREGERLGISYCIGTSRPRARITISPGLAALINGSTTKSTIKGSKYAALPQVEVATHRCRLMRHKGKTIALFEWGVETPFAQASSLLRQIGEAGGDPAFTARTISVDAMAVGGERGEVADRFGCLKASEHHEVVVYEDRGETLSFLKAPRRLTACAASPSTPATQSGSERAQQKAAADKAEQNKTRCPEDRVQSRSRLKVFGTFLNTLLPTATRNSNRQETAVERFFSRIAKPPTQPKPTPTRADKGQVSPPILALNSGVTDHVKSAFLEYVAVVRATREVNLATCKKIMQTFRRETEGLLRVLLEEAGAAVYDNSRSIVIKGEMEGSYMAAFSESCGFVYLDTAETDRLGKIKFSAPEDDPMVVTAKCTKVMLEDRILAMAQTILENQDIQASSGSWVVPNIRWVNGVPGCGKTTWVVKNFDGERDVVATTTTEAAKDLREKLARRLGDKINTKVRTMASILANGFKNQEKCYRLTVDEALMNHFGSIVMAAKLSGASELVLIGDINQLPFLDRENLFQLRYTRPDLVAGITQELLCTHRNPMDVAYTLSDIYSGIYASKSSLSQVHSLSVRGYTGAQIQATAKNTLFLVHTQEEKTSLVNKGYGSGEGSRLMTIHEAQGLTCDSVIIINTKSRRLQVHNSVSHAVVAVSRHTNSCVYYSDDAEDAIGRFAKKAMDAPTKTVVDYNLKTAMQHRDASVIEPLLKLAESLAKRQTT, from the coding sequence TTTGGAGTGCTGTCGGTGTACTACGAAGGCGATCAGGATCTGGATTCATACCTTGACGACACTCAACATAAGATGCATCTCctgaaaacaaataacatacTCATAGGCGGGGACGTGAATGCCTGGAGTCAGTGGTGGGGAAGCGTCTCCGAAAACCATCGCGGAGCGTTATACAATGCGTTCCTAAACGACCGGGATCTCCAAATACTGAACATGGGTCAAACACCGACCTTCGAGGTTTATAGAGGGGACAGGTGGTGCACCAGTGTCGTCGATGTAACGGCATGCAGCCTGTCCATGCTCGACAGGGTCGAAGAGTGGAGAGTGGAAAGAAGTCTAACGACCTCAGACCACAATGCTATTACCTTTTCGGTGCGTTTGGAAAAGGCTTTGAAACCTTTAAGACCGATCACCACTCGCATCTATAACACCAAGAAGGCAAAGTGGTCCGACTTCAGCTCCCACTTTAAAGCCAGCCTGGCTGAAAGCGCCATCACTCCAGCCAGCATCTCGGGAGTCACAAACCCAATGGATTTGGAGACCATAATCACCAAATACACTAAAAACATTCACCGGTCGTGCGAGGAAGCGATCCCGAAACTGGGGTCATCCAAACGCGACACCAGACCCCCGTGGTGGACCCCTTCTCTACACCGTCTTCAAAAAGACGCGTTGAGAAAGAAGAGAAGGATTCGAAACGCGGCACCAGCTCGGAGACAATTCGTCATCCAGGAATACGTGGCTGCTAAAAATGAGTACACAACAGCAGCAGAGGAAGCAGCCACGGCCAGTTGGAAGGAGTTTTGCAGCAAACAGGACCGGGAGAGCATGTGGGACAGCATCTACAGGGTGATAAGGAAGACAGCCAAAAGACAGAACGACGCTCTCCttcgcaacaccaaaggagagACGCTCAGTCCGGTAGAATCGGCTGAACTCTTGGCTAAAACCTTCTACCCGGACGACTCAACGGATGCCGAACAGCCATATCACAAGGCGGTGAGAAGGCTAGCGGAGGAAATAAATCCACAGGGATTGTCCGCCGATGATCCCCCATTTTCGATCGCGGAGCTGGAAATGGTCCTTCAAAaccaaaatccgaaaaaagcccccGGCCCGGATGGCCTAACGGCGGACATCTGCACAGCAGCGATCGACTGCGACAGGGAGGTATTTCTGGCGATAGCCAATAGGTGTCTGTCGCTACCACACTTCCCAAAACAATGGAAGACCGCTCACGTGTGCATCCTTCGCAAGCCAGGCAAAGATGACTATACCAACCCAAAGTCGTACAGACCAATAGGTCTCCTATCGGTCCTGGGAAAAATAGTAGAAAAACTTCTGGTAGGCAGACTCCAGTGGCATTTCCTCCCCAAACTCAACAAGAACCAATACGGTTTCATGCCACAGCGCGGAACCGAGGACGCCCTCTATGATCTCATAGCGCACATACGCGCGGAAATCAAAGCGAAAAAGATCGTGCTCCTGATATCATTGGACATAGAGGGGGCCTTTGACAATGCCTGGTGGCCAGCACTTAAAAAACAGATGGTAGTCAAAGGCTGCCCCAAAAACCTCTACAACCTTGTCAACTCGTACCTAAAAGACCGAAACATCGTGGTTAATTACGCCAGAGCGACTAGCGAAAAGGGTACCACCAAGGGATGCGTACAGGGCTCAATAGCCGGACCGACGTTCTGGAACCTTATCCTGGATTCGCTACTTCAAAAAGTGTCTAGTAGGGGGATACACTGTCAGGCCTTCGCAGACGACGTTGTCCTGGTAATCTCAGACCATACGACCGGTCCCCTGCAACAAGCTGCCAACGAAATACTAGACATTGTATCGGAATGGGGTGCTCAAAATAAGTTAAGATTTGCCGCGCACAAGACCAACGCGATGGTGTTAACCAAAAAACTTAAGTACGACCTTCCGGAACTATACATGTCGGGCACACGGCTGAACCTAGTCCAAGAAGTCAAGCTGCTAGGTTTAATAATAGATCATAAACTCACATTCAATGCGCACGTATCCGCGACTTGTAAAAAGGCAGCGGACATATACAAACAACTTGCGTGTGCGGCGAGGGTGACTTGGGGTCTGAACAGAGACATAATAAGAACAATATATGTGTCGGTGGTGGAGCCCATCGTGATGTATGCGGCAAGTGCGTGGGCGCCCGCAGCTGAAAAACTGATGTCAAGAAACCAGTTTGACTCATTGCAGAGGGGCTTTGCGCAAAAGATCTGCAAAGCATATCGCACGGTGTCACTGACATCGGCACTTATTCTGTCGGGCCAACTCCCCCTAGATCTCCGGGTAATTGAGGCCGCCACCCTATTCAAGATCAAGAAGGGTCATTCCCAGGAGTTTATACCGCCGGGTCGCGAACTGGAAAGGAACGTCCACCCATCCAAAAATCCCCACCCAGCGATACTCATATCAACAGATTATGCCCGCGTAGAAGACTGGACTCCTGAAACTCTGGAGACCCACAAAATTTCCGGCCCCCAGATATACACCGATGGCAGCAAAATTGAGGGGAAAGTCGGAGCTGCCCTAACTTGGTGGGAAAATGGAAAAGAGTCCAGTTTCAGAACCTTCGGCCTGGAGCCTCACAACACTGTCTTCCAATCTGAAATGTACGCTCTCTTCAGAGCCGTCAGGTTGGTAAGAGAATCGAATGCGGCCTCCGTGAGCATCTTGAGTGACTCAAGATCATCGCTCGACCTGCTCAGGAGCCCGGTGGCCACTCACAACCTGGCActagaaataaagaaaagcgTCCGAGAAATTAGGCAGGAGGGCAGGGAGGTGAGGTTCTTCTGGCTCAGGGCCCACGTGGGGACCGAAGGGAACGAGAGAGCGGATGAGCTGGCCAAGGAGGCAGCCCTTAAAAAAGAGACAGCCGATTACACGAAGGTCCCGATATCGTACGTGAGGGGAAAGATACGGGAGAGGACAATACTGAAGTGGCAAGCGCGTTACGAAACCTCGAGCACAGGCTCGGTAACAAAAGTGTTCTTCCCGGACGTCCGAGAGGCGAAAAGGATACTCGGGGACACAGTCCTCACACCGACCCATGTACAAGTCCTCACAGGACACGGAGGATTCTCAGCGTACCTCCATCGATTCCATCTAAAGGATAGTCCCTCTTGCGTCTGCGACTCTGCTTGCGAGGAATCGGTGTGGCACCTGCTCTTCGAGTGCCCAAGGTTTAGCCCGGAAAGAATGGAGCTGGAAATAAAGATTGGTATCCAGCTAGACCAGTCCACACTCCATACCATCATGGGGAAACTAACAACAAGAAAACCATTCTTAGCATTCGCGAGCAGAGTGGCTGTCATCGCGGCAGAGGCGAACAAGACAGATGCATCCTTCCGCGGTCGGAACAGACTACCATCGTCAAATACCCCACTTGCCACCACACAACAACCAGCAACCGCATCAGTAAATGCAACGCACAGCGCAGCAACTGCCACTGTTGTCCCACAAACAACCACAACAAAACAGACCGAAACGTCAACCACCTCAACCACTGGTAACCTACAAACCACTGCCACTACACATCCAACAACACAACAATCTGCAGCATCAGCGGCAGCAGCAGCAGTGGTGGAGCCTAGCCCGCAGCAAAACCCTAACTCCATGTCAATCGCACACCTCTTGGCATGTGGGGGAGATGGCGTCCCAGGAATCAGACTGCGGGGCGTCGCCCTCTTTATGAACAGAGAGGGAGAAAGGCTGGGCATAAGCTACTGCATCGGTACAAGCCGTCCAAGGGCCCGAATAACAATATCACCGGGCCTTGCCGCCCTGATCAACGGAAGCACCACCAAATCAACCATCAAAGGCAGCAAATATGCAGCGCTGCCACAAGTGGAAGTGGCTACTCACCGATGCCGCTTAATGCGACACAAAGGTAAGACGATCGCATTATTCGAGTGGGGGGTGGAGACTCCATTTGCACAGGCGAGCTCATTGCTTCGACAGATCGGTGAGGCAGGAGGAGACCCAGCATTCACAGCCCGCACCATAAGCGTGGACGCGATGGCGGTTGGGGGGGAGAGGGGCGAGGTCGCGGACAGGTTTGGCTGTTTAAAAGCCTCTGAACACCACGAGGTAGTAGTTTATGAAGATAGAGGGGAAACTCTAAGTTTCCTCAAAGCCCCCAGGAGACTAACAGCATGCGCAGCAAGCCCTTCAACCCCAGCCACTCAAAGCGGATCCGAGCGGGCCCAACAGAAGGCAGCCGCCGATAAAGCTGAGCAGAATAAAACCAGATGCCCAGAAGATCGGGTGCAGTCGAGGAGTCGCCTGAAAGTTTTCGGCACCTTCCTTAACACTCTGCTTCCTACCGCAACCCGCAACTCAAACAGGCAAGAAACAGCCGTAGAGAGGTTCTTCTCCAGAATCGCTAAACCACCCACACAGCCAAAGCCCACACCAACCAGAGCTGATAAAGGGCAAGTCAGCCCGCCGATACTCGCCCTAAATTCGGGAGTCACGGATCACGTGAAGAGCGCCTTCCTCGAGTATGTAGCTGTCGTGAGAGCGACCAGAGAAGTCAATCTTGCGACATGCAAGAAGATCATGCAGACGTTCAGAAGAGAGACAGAAGGACTCTTAAGGGTGCTGCTCGAGGAGGCGGGGGCTGCGGTGTACGACAACTCCAGATCCATAGTTATCAAAGGGGAAATGGAGGGGTCGTACATGGCGGCCTTTAGCGAGAGTTGTGGATTCGTGTACCTGGACACGGCCGAAACGGACCGCTtgggtaaaattaaatttagtgcACCCGAAGATGACCCAATGGTGGTTACCGCCAAATGTACCAAAGTCATGTTGGAAGATAGGATCCTCGCAATGGCACAGACCATTTTAGAAAATCAGGACATCCAAGCATCATCAGGAAGTTGGGTGGTACCCAACATCAGGTGGGTCAACGGAGTGCCAGGCTGTGGCAAAACAACTTGGGTGGTAAAGAACTTCGATGGGGAGAGGGACGTTGTAGCCACAACGACAACCGAAGCTGCCAAAGATCTGAGAGAAAAGCTTGCGCGCCGCTTAGGTGACAAAATCAATACTAAGGTGCGCACTATGGCCTCAATATTGGCGAACGGGTTCAAGAACCAAGAAAAATGTTACCGGTTAACTGTGGACGAGGCTCTCATGAACCACTTCGGGTCTATAGTGATGGCGGCCAAGTTGTCCGGAGCAAGCGAACTTGTCCTCATTGGAGACATTAACCAGCTTCCGTTTTTGGACAGGGAGAACCTATTTCAGCTACGGTATACTCGTCCGGATCTAGTGGCTGGCATCACCCAGGAACTGCTCTGCACTCATCGCAACCCTATGGATGTAGCATACACCTTGAGCGACATATACAGCGGAATCTACGCCTCCAAATCATCGCTGTCGCAGGTCCACTCCCTGAGCGTGAGAGGCTACACGGGGGCGCAAATCCAGGCTACTGCCAAAAACACCCTGTTTTTGGTTCATACGCAGGAGGAGAAAACTTCTCTTGTGAACAAGGGATATGGGTCTGGAGAGGGATCGCGCCTCATGACTATACATGAGGCCCAGGGTTTGACCTGCGACAGTGTGATTATCATTAACACCAAGTCGAGGAGGCTCCAGGTTCACAATAGCGTATCACACGCTGTGGTGGCGGTGTCAAGACACACGAACAGCTGTGTGTATTATTCTGATGATGCCGAAGACGCCATAGGCCGTTTCGCAAAGAAAGCGATGGATGCGCCGACGAAAACGGTCGTCGACTACAACTTAAAAACGGCCATGCAACATCGGGACGCCAGCGTCATAGAACCTCTGCTGAAGCTGGCTGAGTCCCTGGCAAAAAGACAAACAACTTGA